The proteins below are encoded in one region of Vespula pensylvanica isolate Volc-1 chromosome 4, ASM1446617v1, whole genome shotgun sequence:
- the LOC122628475 gene encoding gamma-soluble NSF attachment protein-like isoform X1, producing MSKIEEGNAHIRQAEKSLKTSLLKWKPDFDFAADEYTHAATCFRIAKSYQQCRDCLMKASDCYKQNRAWFHAAKSIEQSLLICKEMGNLSEVSKLAHSSCSLYQQHGSPESGATVLDKAGKMIESTQPEQALELFKRAADILMGEDSPRQAAEYMSKVGRLLVKLQMYDQAADAIRREIGMHQQIDHIPSVGRLAVALVLVQLARGDQVAAEKAFKEWGNYCDAPEVQTLEMLLQAYDNEDADAARSALNSPFIKHMDVEYAKLARGLPLPQQVYAVPPVGIRANAAESYVSPNATKLTGQATVEAEVNSKENDIATTAAAAAVTVADTTVATATVSNDTMEQIPNKIEDEKSNTTLQTLDTKEDSDDYEGGLC from the exons ATGTCAAAGATCGAAGAAGGCAATGCTCACATACGGCAAGCTGAGAAAAG CTTAAAAACTTCTTTATTGAAATGGAAGCCTGATTTCGATTTTGCTGCTGATGAATATACACATGcag ctACTTGTTTTCGAATTGCTAAATCATATCAACAATGTAGAGATTGTTTAATGAAAGCTTCtgattgttataaacaaaatagagC ATGGTTTCATGCGGCAAA GAGTATAGAACAAAGTTTATTAATTTGCAAGGAAATGGGCAATCTTTCAGAAGTATCAAAACTTGCACATAGTTCTTGTTCTTTGTACCAACAACATGGTTCACCTGAATCAGGTGCTACAGTACTTGATAAAGCAGGAAAAATGATAGAATCTACACAGCCAGAACAAGCTTTAGAATTGTTTAAACGTGCAGCAGATATTCTGAtg GGTGAAGATAGTCCTAGACAAGCAGCAGAATATATGAGCAAAGTAGGAAGGCTTTTGGTAAAACTGCAAATGTATGATCAAGCTGCAGATGCCATTCGCAGAGAAATAGGAATGCATCAACAAATAGATCATATACCATCAGTTGGCCGTCTGGCAGTAGCATTAGTATTAGTACAACTAGCACGTGGTGATCAAGTTGCAGCAGAAAAGGCATTTAAAGAATGGGGCAATTATTGTGATGCACCTGag GTTCAAACTTTGGAAATGCTTTTACAAGCATATGATAATGAAGATGCAGATGCAGCTAGATCTGCACTAAACAGTCCTTTTATTAAACACATGGATGTTGAATATGCAAAACTTGCTCGAGGTTTACCTCTACCACAACAAGTATATGCTGTACCACCCGTAGGTATTAGGGCAAATGCAGCAGAGTCATATGTATCACCTAATGCTACCAAATTAACTGGGCAGGCTACAGTTGAAGCTGAAGTCAATTCT aaagaaaatgatattgctactactgctgctgctgctgctgtcaCTGTTGCCGATACTACtgttgctactgctactgtATCTAATGATACAATGGAACAAATAccaaataaaatagaagatgaAAAATCTAATACAACTCTACAAACTTTAGATACAAAAGAAGATTCTGATGACTATGAAGGTGGATTGTGTTGA
- the LOC122628475 gene encoding gamma-soluble NSF attachment protein-like isoform X2 has product MVSCGKSSRYVFRSIEQSLLICKEMGNLSEVSKLAHSSCSLYQQHGSPESGATVLDKAGKMIESTQPEQALELFKRAADILMGEDSPRQAAEYMSKVGRLLVKLQMYDQAADAIRREIGMHQQIDHIPSVGRLAVALVLVQLARGDQVAAEKAFKEWGNYCDAPEVQTLEMLLQAYDNEDADAARSALNSPFIKHMDVEYAKLARGLPLPQQVYAVPPVGIRANAAESYVSPNATKLTGQATVEAEVNSKENDIATTAAAAAVTVADTTVATATVSNDTMEQIPNKIEDEKSNTTLQTLDTKEDSDDYEGGLC; this is encoded by the exons ATGGTTTCATGCGGCAAA TCATCAAGATATGTTTTCAGGAGTATAGAACAAAGTTTATTAATTTGCAAGGAAATGGGCAATCTTTCAGAAGTATCAAAACTTGCACATAGTTCTTGTTCTTTGTACCAACAACATGGTTCACCTGAATCAGGTGCTACAGTACTTGATAAAGCAGGAAAAATGATAGAATCTACACAGCCAGAACAAGCTTTAGAATTGTTTAAACGTGCAGCAGATATTCTGAtg GGTGAAGATAGTCCTAGACAAGCAGCAGAATATATGAGCAAAGTAGGAAGGCTTTTGGTAAAACTGCAAATGTATGATCAAGCTGCAGATGCCATTCGCAGAGAAATAGGAATGCATCAACAAATAGATCATATACCATCAGTTGGCCGTCTGGCAGTAGCATTAGTATTAGTACAACTAGCACGTGGTGATCAAGTTGCAGCAGAAAAGGCATTTAAAGAATGGGGCAATTATTGTGATGCACCTGag GTTCAAACTTTGGAAATGCTTTTACAAGCATATGATAATGAAGATGCAGATGCAGCTAGATCTGCACTAAACAGTCCTTTTATTAAACACATGGATGTTGAATATGCAAAACTTGCTCGAGGTTTACCTCTACCACAACAAGTATATGCTGTACCACCCGTAGGTATTAGGGCAAATGCAGCAGAGTCATATGTATCACCTAATGCTACCAAATTAACTGGGCAGGCTACAGTTGAAGCTGAAGTCAATTCT aaagaaaatgatattgctactactgctgctgctgctgctgtcaCTGTTGCCGATACTACtgttgctactgctactgtATCTAATGATACAATGGAACAAATAccaaataaaatagaagatgaAAAATCTAATACAACTCTACAAACTTTAGATACAAAAGAAGATTCTGATGACTATGAAGGTGGATTGTGTTGA
- the LOC122628454 gene encoding E3 ubiquitin-protein ligase LRSAM1-like isoform X1, with protein MMSLINKHGSKVNMDYKARLEHKLYLARENPEPVFDISECALKHVPPGIYSLCKVFRKKILWMYRNKLSSLSGGGTLNDLSLLTVLDLHGNQFSTLPPDIMCLVSLKELYLQENNISKLPNEIAHLNKLIILNVSRNNLKQLPEVIGKLQHLITLDISYNKPLQKLPKSLGYLQLITSLNIDGLKLSYPPEDILSGGTIVIIAFLANESGIEYSPEDSVSDNDLSRETSSENVQAIYYDKNSDVQETLQQLEKAKEQRQFALLEVERNIKQQKEYEIEVQSMLKSHKQKLLKDLALQQTQLEHKLEKVQKERDINRARLLSYISNAEKEADNVIKEFLRNSEEERQTQAELLEREAQEEMQLLSSCHSEQFLFRTKDTLLAMEELLEEELYRTRKLEEHTNYKNYTAQSLLSLEVRQNDHLAQIVQSQEKSRQDLIDKIRQDEVLQKVAVAALLERSDARSWSIMQQVNLVQSQLAALTNIELERRKFEINQQLNEIAERRVALSAILISLLEQQKNRRDQLLETINHIEQKRSSSDLRRSSQFWLMQYHSLMETRPQGLLEMLEPTLVRHVAIAGALHCLPFLATLPSLLPNINDEQLQAIGITNERDRTAIKMAAENYLAEIKTNEDNSPILPSAPPEEASTSYNQPELDIVKSINTAECVVCLDLQCEVIFLPCGHLCCCSNCANMVSSECPMCRSIIERKMKIFKAISHEMPFLKD; from the exons ATGATGTCTCTGATAAATAAACATGGGAGCAAAGTTAATATGGATTACAAAGCTCGTCTTGAGCATAAGTTGTATCTG GCAAGGGAAAATCCAGAACCTGTTTTTGATATCTCTGAATGTGCCCTAAAACATGTGCCACCTGGGATTTATTCGTTGTGCAAAGTCTTTAGGAAGAAAATCTTATGGATGTATCGTAATAAgttatcttctctttcggGTGGAGGTACCTTGAATGATCTATCTTTGCTTACTGTCTTAGATCTTCATGGAAATCAATTTAGTACCTTGCCTCCTGACATTATGTGTCTTGTTTCACTCAAG GAATTATAtctacaagaaaataatataagcaaACTACCCAACGAAATAgcacatttaaataaattaattatcttaaatgtatcaagaaataatttgaaacaaTTACCAGAAGTAATTGGTAAACTTCAGCATCTTATTACTTTGGATATTAGTTACAATAAACCTCTTCAAAAACTTCCTAAATCTCTGGGTTATCTACAATTAATAACAAGTTTAAATATTGATggattaaaattatcttatcCACCTGAAGATATTTTGAGTGGGGGTACTATTGTAATCATTGCATTTTTAGCAAATGAATCTGGAATTGAATATTCCCCTGAAGATTCAGTTTCAGATAATGACTTGTCCAGAGAGACAAGCTCTGAAAATGTACAAGCAATATACTATGATAAGAATAGCGATGTGCAG GAAACATTGCAGCAGTTAGAAAAAGCAAAG gaGCAGCGTCAATTTGCATTAttagaagtagaaagaaatataaaacaacAGAAAGAATATGAAATTGAGGTTCAATCTATGTTAAAGTCACATAAACAGAAG CTGTTAAAAGACTTGGCACTACAACAAACTCAGTTAGAACacaaattagaaaaagtacaaaaagaaagagatattaataGAGCACGTCTGCTTTCCTACATTTCTAATG CTGAAAAAGAAGctgataatgtaataaaagaatttctgaGAAAtagtgaagaagaaagacaaactCAAGCTGAACTATTAGAACGAGAAGCACAAGAAGAAAtgcaattattatcatcttgtCATTCAGAACAGTTCTTATTTCGTACAAAGGATACTCTCT tgGCAATGGAAGAATTATTGGAAGAAGAATTATATAGGACAAGAAAATTGGAAGAACATACGAACTACAAAAATTATACTGCacaatcattattatcttt AGAAGTAAGGCAGAATGATCATCTTGCACAAATTGTACAAAgtcaagaaaaaagtagacaAGATCTTATTGACAAAATACGTCAAGATGAAGTGTTACAAAAAGTTGCAGTAGCAGCTTTATTAGAACGCAGTGATGCACGATCTTGGAGTATTATGCAACAAGTGAATTTGGTCCAATCACAGTTAGCTGCATTAACTAATATAGAactagaaagaagaaaatttgaaataaaccAACAACTT AATGAAATTGCTGAACGAAGAGTAGCATTAAGTGCTATTCTTATCAGTTTATtagaacaacaaaaaaatagaagagatcAACTTCTGGAAACCATTAATCATATTGAACAAAAACGATCTAGTAGT gATTTGAGAAGAAGCAGTCAATTTTGGTTAATGCAGTACCATTCGTTAATGGAAACTCGTCCTCAGGGTTTATTAGAGATGTTAGAACCTACGTTAGTGCGGCATGTTGCAATTGCAGGAGCACTACACTGCCTACCTTTTTTAGCTACATTACCATCTTTACTACCAAACATTAATGATGAACAATTACAAGCT ATTGGTATAACAAATGAACGGGATCGCACTGCTATAAAAATGGCTGCTGAAAATTATTTGgctgaaataaaaacaaatgaagATAATTCACCAATATTGCCTTCTGCACCACCTGAGGAAGCTTCTACTAGTTATAATCAACCCGAACTTGATATtgtaaaaagtattaataCTGCTGAATGTGTCGTTTGTCTTGATTTACAG TGTGAAGTAATTTTTCTACCATGTGGACATTTATGTTGTTGCTCAAATTGTGCAAATATGGTTTCATCGGAATGTCCCATGTGCCGAAGTATTATAGAACGcaagatgaaaatttttaaagccATAAGCCATGAGATgccttttttaaaagattag
- the LOC122628454 gene encoding E3 ubiquitin-protein ligase LRSAM1-like isoform X2, whose product MMSLINKHGSKVNMDYKARLEHKLYLARENPEPVFDISECALKHVPPGIYSLCKVFRKKILWMYRNKLSSLSGGGTLNDLSLLTVLDLHGNQFSTLPPDIMCLVSLKELYLQENNISKLPNEIAHLNKLIILNVSRNNLKQLPEVIGKLQHLITLDISYNKPLQKLPKSLGYLQLITSLNIDGLKLSYPPEDILSGGTIVIIAFLANESGIEYSPEDSVSDNDLSRETSSENVQAIYYDKNSDVQEQRQFALLEVERNIKQQKEYEIEVQSMLKSHKQKLLKDLALQQTQLEHKLEKVQKERDINRARLLSYISNAEKEADNVIKEFLRNSEEERQTQAELLEREAQEEMQLLSSCHSEQFLFRTKDTLLAMEELLEEELYRTRKLEEHTNYKNYTAQSLLSLEVRQNDHLAQIVQSQEKSRQDLIDKIRQDEVLQKVAVAALLERSDARSWSIMQQVNLVQSQLAALTNIELERRKFEINQQLNEIAERRVALSAILISLLEQQKNRRDQLLETINHIEQKRSSSDLRRSSQFWLMQYHSLMETRPQGLLEMLEPTLVRHVAIAGALHCLPFLATLPSLLPNINDEQLQAIGITNERDRTAIKMAAENYLAEIKTNEDNSPILPSAPPEEASTSYNQPELDIVKSINTAECVVCLDLQCEVIFLPCGHLCCCSNCANMVSSECPMCRSIIERKMKIFKAISHEMPFLKD is encoded by the exons ATGATGTCTCTGATAAATAAACATGGGAGCAAAGTTAATATGGATTACAAAGCTCGTCTTGAGCATAAGTTGTATCTG GCAAGGGAAAATCCAGAACCTGTTTTTGATATCTCTGAATGTGCCCTAAAACATGTGCCACCTGGGATTTATTCGTTGTGCAAAGTCTTTAGGAAGAAAATCTTATGGATGTATCGTAATAAgttatcttctctttcggGTGGAGGTACCTTGAATGATCTATCTTTGCTTACTGTCTTAGATCTTCATGGAAATCAATTTAGTACCTTGCCTCCTGACATTATGTGTCTTGTTTCACTCAAG GAATTATAtctacaagaaaataatataagcaaACTACCCAACGAAATAgcacatttaaataaattaattatcttaaatgtatcaagaaataatttgaaacaaTTACCAGAAGTAATTGGTAAACTTCAGCATCTTATTACTTTGGATATTAGTTACAATAAACCTCTTCAAAAACTTCCTAAATCTCTGGGTTATCTACAATTAATAACAAGTTTAAATATTGATggattaaaattatcttatcCACCTGAAGATATTTTGAGTGGGGGTACTATTGTAATCATTGCATTTTTAGCAAATGAATCTGGAATTGAATATTCCCCTGAAGATTCAGTTTCAGATAATGACTTGTCCAGAGAGACAAGCTCTGAAAATGTACAAGCAATATACTATGATAAGAATAGCGATGTGCAG gaGCAGCGTCAATTTGCATTAttagaagtagaaagaaatataaaacaacAGAAAGAATATGAAATTGAGGTTCAATCTATGTTAAAGTCACATAAACAGAAG CTGTTAAAAGACTTGGCACTACAACAAACTCAGTTAGAACacaaattagaaaaagtacaaaaagaaagagatattaataGAGCACGTCTGCTTTCCTACATTTCTAATG CTGAAAAAGAAGctgataatgtaataaaagaatttctgaGAAAtagtgaagaagaaagacaaactCAAGCTGAACTATTAGAACGAGAAGCACAAGAAGAAAtgcaattattatcatcttgtCATTCAGAACAGTTCTTATTTCGTACAAAGGATACTCTCT tgGCAATGGAAGAATTATTGGAAGAAGAATTATATAGGACAAGAAAATTGGAAGAACATACGAACTACAAAAATTATACTGCacaatcattattatcttt AGAAGTAAGGCAGAATGATCATCTTGCACAAATTGTACAAAgtcaagaaaaaagtagacaAGATCTTATTGACAAAATACGTCAAGATGAAGTGTTACAAAAAGTTGCAGTAGCAGCTTTATTAGAACGCAGTGATGCACGATCTTGGAGTATTATGCAACAAGTGAATTTGGTCCAATCACAGTTAGCTGCATTAACTAATATAGAactagaaagaagaaaatttgaaataaaccAACAACTT AATGAAATTGCTGAACGAAGAGTAGCATTAAGTGCTATTCTTATCAGTTTATtagaacaacaaaaaaatagaagagatcAACTTCTGGAAACCATTAATCATATTGAACAAAAACGATCTAGTAGT gATTTGAGAAGAAGCAGTCAATTTTGGTTAATGCAGTACCATTCGTTAATGGAAACTCGTCCTCAGGGTTTATTAGAGATGTTAGAACCTACGTTAGTGCGGCATGTTGCAATTGCAGGAGCACTACACTGCCTACCTTTTTTAGCTACATTACCATCTTTACTACCAAACATTAATGATGAACAATTACAAGCT ATTGGTATAACAAATGAACGGGATCGCACTGCTATAAAAATGGCTGCTGAAAATTATTTGgctgaaataaaaacaaatgaagATAATTCACCAATATTGCCTTCTGCACCACCTGAGGAAGCTTCTACTAGTTATAATCAACCCGAACTTGATATtgtaaaaagtattaataCTGCTGAATGTGTCGTTTGTCTTGATTTACAG TGTGAAGTAATTTTTCTACCATGTGGACATTTATGTTGTTGCTCAAATTGTGCAAATATGGTTTCATCGGAATGTCCCATGTGCCGAAGTATTATAGAACGcaagatgaaaatttttaaagccATAAGCCATGAGATgccttttttaaaagattag
- the LOC122628453 gene encoding uncharacterized protein LOC122628453: MSETRRSVARVRQLSLQSPTPRRWQIRRQKTSDDEKSPKIHGDPIGFGKNRVNSRSGSLRPKVRIAWGERHRENDSIDHVEVVARQITGKSKSALKKSQNRNMIVNEEKSSILYSRQELTERLRLAWKHREENKANIDIFLAHGVVEERCDSESSNYTTISEPQTPISKSKILQSTKDRQLIPDRNNSDISRNDNSYEIQITKRTDSLESRTDLNKDIKETKRPKKTKVIEDNFKVVETSSVKFQNDVCYSGPIERIKYVENNTNKTLEGTIEVSADQSVENEKEVCIEKDDNIKLPTLKSETNTLNILKTQNEVSSAKQKRANFQSGTNRAFLYTETDKTAVSRISNDTDIPSRLSSIERSSSCKRTMEIKQNEAKSGPQNAIKSINDQRPNRKSRSSSAPLQGRSSSRIQVNIVIDTTCDSGKVQKGSNEISDKGKINEEEVVTDKKKEILSKPSYARPIRSAPIKKRLKNIKKRQHSVGSACKDEQCNGSRGRCRISTKDCDGKSNDIITMVSLISSTESDSDLENSPNEAKLISQLREKLTTAPIIKTSTTPIPGNIRKPVKSVSFQKDSFDEDTTLEKAQFGCVKTKNSLSQNRFIVMKDSENLEEYGTSKESILWKPNEIKTALPMLSFVQDESESLCVPLMEHDMRSLAVPIGNMDDMKKKPHRIRNTSTLAVLDKKTTMVEIKKDNEAIATDDQLVARRTMMAAKFLLPKVNPNTEISLKEKNTDAIPIEMEPQLQTRKEKDCWHLYKRMCDKGVNVSFDTVLRGMLTPTEYRLRQKEYSQNC, from the exons ATGTCAGAGACTCGTAGATCGGTTGCCCGAGTTCGTCAACTCTCGTTACAATCGCCTACACCACGACGATGGCAAATAAGACGACAAAAAACGTCGGACGATGAGAAATCACCGAAGATTCATGGCGATCCTATTGGATTTGGAAAAAATCGCGTTAATTCGAGATCAGGATCTTTAAGACCGAAG GTACGTATAGCTTGGGGCGAACGACATCGCGAGAATGACAGCATCGACCATGTCGAAGTCGTTGCACGACAAATTACCGGTAAGTCGAAGTCAGCCTTGAAAAAATCTCAGAACAGGAATATGATTGTAAATGAAGAGAAGTCATCAATACTTTACTCGAGGCAAGAGTTAACGGAAAGACTAAGACTTGCCTGGAAACAtcgcgaagaaaataaagccaatatcgatatatttttggCGCATGGTGTCGTCGAAGAACGATGCGATTCTGAATCGTCGAATTATACTACTATTTCGGAACCACAGACACCTATCTCCAAAAGCAAAATTCTTCAATCGACGAAAGATAGACAGCTTATTCCCGATCGCAATAATTCGGATATTTCTCGTAACGATAATTCATATGAAATTCAAATAACGAAGCGTACGGATTCTCTTGAAAGTAGAACGGATTTGAACAAGGAcatcaaagaaacaaaaagaccaaaaaaaacgaaagtgaTCGAGGACAATTTTAAAGTTGTTGAAACTTCTTCGGTGAAGTTTCAAAATGATGTTTGTTATTCAGGACCGATCGAGAGGATAAAGTATGTAGAAAACAACACTAACAAGACACTAGAAGGAACAATCGAG gTTTCAGCGGATCAATctgttgaaaatgaaaaagaagtgtGTATCGAGAAAGACGATAACATAAAATTACCAACATTAAAATCCGAAACTAACacattaaacattttaaaaacaCAAAACGAAGTATCCTCGGCGAAACAAAAACGTGCCAATTTTCAAAGCGGTACGAATAGAGCATTTCTATACACGGAAACAGATAAAACTGCTGTCTCGAGAATATCGAACGATACCGATATTCCATCGAGATTaagttcgatcgaaagaagcTCTTCGTGTAAAAGAACAATGGAAATCAAACAGAACGAAGCTAAGAGTGGGCCACAAAATgcgataaaaagtataaacgaTCAAAGGCCTAATCGAAAGTCAAGAAGTAGCTCTGCACCTTTACAAGGCCGAAGTTCATCTCGTATTCAAGTAAATATCGTCATAGATACGACCTGTGATTCTGGAAAAGTTCAAAAAGGTTCAAACGAAATTAgtgataaaggaaaaattaatgagGAAGAGGTTGTTaccgacaaaaaaaaagaaattctatcgaAG CCGTCCTATGCACGACCAATAAGATCAGCTCCGATaaaaaaacgtttaaaaaatataaagaaacgtCAACACAGCGTTGGATCCGCTTGCAAAGACGAACAATGTAATGGTTCACGAGGTCGATGTAGAATATCTACGAAAGATTGCGATGGGAAATCAAACGATATCATTACCATGGTTTCCTTAATCAGTTCGACCGAAAGCGACAGTGATCTCGAAAATTCACCAAACGAGGCTAAATTGATCAGTCAGTTACGAGAAAAATTAACTACAGCGCCGATCATAAAAACTTCGACAACGCCGATCCCAGGAAATATCAGGAAACCTGTGAAATCAG tttcttttcaaaaagatTCCTTCGACGAGGATACCACTTTGGAAAAAGCACAGTTTGGTtgtgtaaaaacaaaaaatagccTCTCTCAAAATCGTTTCATCGTGATGAAAGATTCCGAAAACCTTGAAGAATACGGAACGAGCAAGGAATCGATTCTTTGGAAGCCGAACGAAATCAAAACGGCTTTACCGATGCTATCGTTTGTCCAAGATGAAAGCGAGTCTTTATGCGTTCCTTTGATGGAGCATGACATGCGAAGTCTAGCCGTACCAATCGGAAATATGGatgatatgaaaaagaagCCACATAGAATACGCAATACTTCAACCTTAGC tgttcttgataaaaaaacaacgatGGTAGAGATCAAAAAGGATAATGAAGCAATAGCAACGGACGATCAGTTAGTCGCGCGTCGAACAATGATGGCTGCAAAATTTTTACTTCCAAAA GTCAATCCGAACACGGagatttctttgaaagaaaaaaacacagaCGCAATACCGATAGAAATGGAGCCTCAACTTCAAACACGCAAAGAGAAGGATTGCTGGCATCTCTACAAACGAATGTGTGACAAAGGAGTCAACGTTTCTTTCGACACAGTTTTAAg AGGAATGCTCACACCCACGGAATATCGATTACGACAGAAAGAATATTCGCAGAATTGTTAA
- the LOC122628455 gene encoding DNA polymerase epsilon subunit 3, which yields MAERLEDLNLPNAVVTRIIKEALPDGVTIGKDARTAIAKASSIFILYLTSSANIIAKKANRKTISGTDVIQAMADIDFDQFVDPLQESLENFKRTQKEKKDATTKKKQIKKDEDEIVEDEDTGKEITTL from the coding sequence atggcTGAACGATTAGAAGATTTAAACCTTCCAAATGCAGTTGTTACTAGAATTATAAAGGAAGCTTTACCAGATGGAGTTACTATAGGAAAAGATGCAAGAACTGCTATTGCTAAAGCttcatcaatttttattttatatttaacatcgTCAGCAAACATAATAGCCAAAAAAGCAAATCGTAAAACTATTAGTGGCACAGATGTTATACAAGCAATGGCAGATATAGATTTTGATCAGTTTGTAGATCCTTTGCAAGaatctttagaaaattttaaaagaactcaaaaagaaaagaaagatgctacaacaaagaaaaagcagatcaagaaagatgaagatgaaataGTTGAAGATGAAGATACTGGAAAGGAAATTACAACTTTATAA